One part of the Prionailurus bengalensis isolate Pbe53 chromosome B2, Fcat_Pben_1.1_paternal_pri, whole genome shotgun sequence genome encodes these proteins:
- the MTO1 gene encoding protein MTO1 homolog, mitochondrial isoform X3, with protein MFSLRNCGLWVAASLTKKRLTLARFSGDSAAPLATKFDVIVIGGGHAGTEAAAAAARCGSRTLLLTHRVDTIGQMSCNPSFGGIGKGHLMREVDALDGLCSRICDQSGVHYKVLNRRKGPAVWGLRAQIDRKLYKQNMQKEILNTPLLTVQEGAVEDLILTEPEPEYTGKCRVSGVVLADGSTVHAESVVLTTGTFLRGVIVIGLEMHPAGRLGDQPSVGLAHTLEKLGFVVGRLKTGTPPRIAKESINFSILNKQTPDNPSIPFSFISETVWIKPEDQLPCYLTHTNPKVDEIVLENLHLNSHIKETTRGPRYCPSIESKVLRFPNRLHQVWLEPEGMDSDLIYPQGLSVTLPAELQEKMITCIKGLEKAKMIQPGYGVQYDYLDPRQITPSLETHLVQRLFFAGQINGTTGYEEAAAQGVIAGINASLRVKRKPPFVVSRTEGYIGVLIDDLTTLGTNEPYRMFTSRAEFRLSLRPDNADSRLTFRGYKEVGCVSQQRYERASWMKSSLEEGISVLKSIEFSSSKWKKLIPEASISIGKSLPLRALDVLKYEEVDMKLLATAVPAPLKKYITCRELAERLKIEDWGC; from the exons ATGTTTTCTCTCCGAAATTGCGGTCTCTGGGTCGCGGCTTCCCTCACCAAAAAGCGTCTTACGTTGGCCCGGTTCAGCGGTGACAGCGCGGCGCCCTTGGCTACGAAGTTTGACGTGATAGTCATCGGCGGAGGACATGCCGGGACCGAGGCAGCCGCCGCTGCTGCTCGTTGCGGCTCCCGGACCCTGCTACTCACCCACCGCGTGGACACGATCG GTCAGATGTCCTGTAATCCTTCCTTTGGTGGCATTGGCAAAGGGCACTTAATGAGGGAAGTTGATGCCTTGGATGGGCTTTGTTCTCGAATCTGTGACCAGTCTGGTGTACATTACAAAGTATTAAACCGGCGTAAGGGACCGGCTGTTTGGGGTTTGAGAGCTCAAATTGATAGGAAACTCTATAAGCAGAACATGCAG AAAGAAATCCTAAATACACCGCTGCTTACTGTTCAGGAGGGAGCTGTAGAAGATCTTATTCTTACAGAACCAGAGCCTGAGTACACTGGGAAATGCCGTGTCAGTGGCGTGGTTTTAG CGGATGGAAGCACAGTACATGCAGAGAGTGTGGTTCTGACTACTGGGACGTTCTTGAGAGGCGTGATTGTAATTGGATTAGAAATGCATCCAGCAGGACGTTTAGGGGATCAGCCTTCCGTAGGGTTGGCTCACACACTGGAGAAGTTGGGGTTTGTGGTGGGAAGACTGAAGACTGGGACTCCACCCCGAATTGCCAAAGAGTCCATTAATTTCAGCATTCTAAACAAGCAGACACCAGATAATCCATCCATACCATTCAGTTTTATCAGTGAGACAGTGTGGATTAAG CCAGAAGATCAGCTGCCATGTTACTTGACTCACACCAACCCTAAAGTGGATGAGATTGTCCTTGAGAACCTTCACCTTAATAGTCACATTAAGGAAACTACAAGAGGACCCCG ATACTGTCCATCCATTGAATCAAAGGTTTTGCGTTTTCCAAACCGTCTTCATCAGGTTTGGTTGGAACCTGAAGGAATGGATTCTGACCTCATCTACCCCCAAGGGTTATCTGTGACGCTACCAGCTGAATTACAGGAGAAAATGATCACATGCATCAAAGGCTTGGAGAAAGCTAAAATGATTCAGCCAG GTTATGGTGTTCAGTATGATTATTTAGACCCCCGTCAGATCACTCCTTCTCTTGAGACTCATTTGGTGCAACGGCTCTTCTTTGCTGGCCAGATAAATGGCACTACTGGTTATGAGGAAGCTGCAGCTCAA GGTGTGATAGCTGGAATCAATGCAAGTCTTCGGGTCAAACGCAAGCCTCCTTTTGTCGTTAGCCGAACAGAAGGCTACATAGGAGTCTTGATTGATGACCTCACCACACTGGGTACCAACGAACCATACCGCATGTTCACGAGCCGAGCAGAGTTCCGTTTGTCACTGCGCCCTGATAACGCCGACAGCAGGCTCACGTTCCGAG GGTATAAGGAAGTTGGCTGTGTGTCCCAACAACGATATGAAAGAGCTTCTTGGAtgaagtcttctttggaagaagGCATTTCTGTGCTAAAATCCATTGAGTTTTCAAGTTCTAAATGGAAAAAGTTAATTCCAGAGGCTTCTATAAGTATTGGTAAAAGTCTGCCTCTCAG AGCTCTAGATGTTCTGAAGTATGAGGAAGTTGACATGAAGTTATTAGCCACAGCTGTTCCAGCGCCCTTGAAGAAGTACATTACATGTAGAGAACTAGCTGAAAGACTGAAAATAGaag ATTGGGGCTGCTAG
- the MTO1 gene encoding protein MTO1 homolog, mitochondrial isoform X1: MFSLRNCGLWVAASLTKKRLTLARFSGDSAAPLATKFDVIVIGGGHAGTEAAAAAARCGSRTLLLTHRVDTIGQMSCNPSFGGIGKGHLMREVDALDGLCSRICDQSGVHYKVLNRRKGPAVWGLRAQIDRKLYKQNMQKEILNTPLLTVQEGAVEDLILTEPEPEYTGKCRVSGVVLADGSTVHAESVVLTTGTFLRGVIVIGLEMHPAGRLGDQPSVGLAHTLEKLGFVVGRLKTGTPPRIAKESINFSILNKQTPDNPSIPFSFISETVWIKPEDQLPCYLTHTNPKVDEIVLENLHLNSHIKETTRGPRYCPSIESKVLRFPNRLHQVWLEPEGMDSDLIYPQGLSVTLPAELQEKMITCIKGLEKAKMIQPGYGVQYDYLDPRQITPSLETHLVQRLFFAGQINGTTGYEEAAAQGVIAGINASLRVKRKPPFVVSRTEGYIGVLIDDLTTLGTNEPYRMFTSRAEFRLSLRPDNADSRLTFRGYKEVGCVSQQRYERASWMKSSLEEGISVLKSIEFSSSKWKKLIPEASISIGKSLPLRALDVLKYEEVDMKLLATAVPAPLKKYITCRELAERLKIEAIYESVLFHQQQQIKEVQQEEALQLPKDLDYLTLRDVSLSYEVREKLHFSRPETIGAASRIPGVTPAAIINLLRFVKTTQQRQAAMDELPNTDQYLCETDKLEERQL; encoded by the exons ATGTTTTCTCTCCGAAATTGCGGTCTCTGGGTCGCGGCTTCCCTCACCAAAAAGCGTCTTACGTTGGCCCGGTTCAGCGGTGACAGCGCGGCGCCCTTGGCTACGAAGTTTGACGTGATAGTCATCGGCGGAGGACATGCCGGGACCGAGGCAGCCGCCGCTGCTGCTCGTTGCGGCTCCCGGACCCTGCTACTCACCCACCGCGTGGACACGATCG GTCAGATGTCCTGTAATCCTTCCTTTGGTGGCATTGGCAAAGGGCACTTAATGAGGGAAGTTGATGCCTTGGATGGGCTTTGTTCTCGAATCTGTGACCAGTCTGGTGTACATTACAAAGTATTAAACCGGCGTAAGGGACCGGCTGTTTGGGGTTTGAGAGCTCAAATTGATAGGAAACTCTATAAGCAGAACATGCAG AAAGAAATCCTAAATACACCGCTGCTTACTGTTCAGGAGGGAGCTGTAGAAGATCTTATTCTTACAGAACCAGAGCCTGAGTACACTGGGAAATGCCGTGTCAGTGGCGTGGTTTTAG CGGATGGAAGCACAGTACATGCAGAGAGTGTGGTTCTGACTACTGGGACGTTCTTGAGAGGCGTGATTGTAATTGGATTAGAAATGCATCCAGCAGGACGTTTAGGGGATCAGCCTTCCGTAGGGTTGGCTCACACACTGGAGAAGTTGGGGTTTGTGGTGGGAAGACTGAAGACTGGGACTCCACCCCGAATTGCCAAAGAGTCCATTAATTTCAGCATTCTAAACAAGCAGACACCAGATAATCCATCCATACCATTCAGTTTTATCAGTGAGACAGTGTGGATTAAG CCAGAAGATCAGCTGCCATGTTACTTGACTCACACCAACCCTAAAGTGGATGAGATTGTCCTTGAGAACCTTCACCTTAATAGTCACATTAAGGAAACTACAAGAGGACCCCG ATACTGTCCATCCATTGAATCAAAGGTTTTGCGTTTTCCAAACCGTCTTCATCAGGTTTGGTTGGAACCTGAAGGAATGGATTCTGACCTCATCTACCCCCAAGGGTTATCTGTGACGCTACCAGCTGAATTACAGGAGAAAATGATCACATGCATCAAAGGCTTGGAGAAAGCTAAAATGATTCAGCCAG GTTATGGTGTTCAGTATGATTATTTAGACCCCCGTCAGATCACTCCTTCTCTTGAGACTCATTTGGTGCAACGGCTCTTCTTTGCTGGCCAGATAAATGGCACTACTGGTTATGAGGAAGCTGCAGCTCAA GGTGTGATAGCTGGAATCAATGCAAGTCTTCGGGTCAAACGCAAGCCTCCTTTTGTCGTTAGCCGAACAGAAGGCTACATAGGAGTCTTGATTGATGACCTCACCACACTGGGTACCAACGAACCATACCGCATGTTCACGAGCCGAGCAGAGTTCCGTTTGTCACTGCGCCCTGATAACGCCGACAGCAGGCTCACGTTCCGAG GGTATAAGGAAGTTGGCTGTGTGTCCCAACAACGATATGAAAGAGCTTCTTGGAtgaagtcttctttggaagaagGCATTTCTGTGCTAAAATCCATTGAGTTTTCAAGTTCTAAATGGAAAAAGTTAATTCCAGAGGCTTCTATAAGTATTGGTAAAAGTCTGCCTCTCAG AGCTCTAGATGTTCTGAAGTATGAGGAAGTTGACATGAAGTTATTAGCCACAGCTGTTCCAGCGCCCTTGAAGAAGTACATTACATGTAGAGAACTAGCTGAAAGACTGAAAATAGaag CCATTTATGAATCAGTGTTGTTCCATCAGCAACAACAAATAAAGGAAGTTCAGCAAGAAGAAGCTCTCCAACTGCCAAAAGACTTAGATTATTTGACTCTCAGAGATGTGTCTTTGTCTTATGAAGTTCGAGAGAAGCTACATTTCAGTCGCCCAGAGACG ATTGGGGCTGCTAGTCGTATACCTGGAGTGACACCTGCTGCCATCATCAATCTGCTCCGATTTGTGAAGACCACTCAGCAGAGACAGGCGGCTATGGATGAATTGCCCAACACTGACCAATACTTATGCGAGACAGACAAACTGGAAGAAAGACAGTTATAG
- the MTO1 gene encoding protein MTO1 homolog, mitochondrial isoform X2, with translation MFSLRNCGLWVAASLTKKRLTLARFSGDSAAPLATKFDVIVIGGGHAGTEAAAAAARCGSRTLLLTHRVDTIGQMSCNPSFGGIGKGHLMREVDALDGLCSRICDQSGVHYKVLNRRKGPAVWGLRAQIDRKLYKQNMQKEILNTPLLTVQEGAVEDLILTEPEPEYTGKCRVSGVVLADGSTVHAESVVLTTGTFLRGVIVIGLEMHPAGRLGDQPSVGLAHTLEKLGFVVGRLKTGTPPRIAKESINFSILNKQTPDNPSIPFSFISETVWIKPEDQLPCYLTHTNPKVDEIVLENLHLNSHIKETTRGPRYCPSIESKVLRFPNRLHQVWLEPEGMDSDLIYPQGLSVTLPAELQEKMITCIKGLEKAKMIQPGYGVQYDYLDPRQITPSLETHLVQRLFFAGQINGTTGYEEAAAQGVIAGINASLRVKRKPPFVVSRTEGYIGVLIDDLTTLGTNEPYRMFTSRAEFRLSLRPDNADSRLTFRGYKEVGCVSQQRYERASWMKSSLEEGISVLKSIEFSSSKWKKLIPEASISIGKSLPLRALDVLKYEEVDMKLLATAVPAPLKKYITCRELAERLKIEATTNKGSSARRSSPTAKRLRLFDSQRCVFVL, from the exons ATGTTTTCTCTCCGAAATTGCGGTCTCTGGGTCGCGGCTTCCCTCACCAAAAAGCGTCTTACGTTGGCCCGGTTCAGCGGTGACAGCGCGGCGCCCTTGGCTACGAAGTTTGACGTGATAGTCATCGGCGGAGGACATGCCGGGACCGAGGCAGCCGCCGCTGCTGCTCGTTGCGGCTCCCGGACCCTGCTACTCACCCACCGCGTGGACACGATCG GTCAGATGTCCTGTAATCCTTCCTTTGGTGGCATTGGCAAAGGGCACTTAATGAGGGAAGTTGATGCCTTGGATGGGCTTTGTTCTCGAATCTGTGACCAGTCTGGTGTACATTACAAAGTATTAAACCGGCGTAAGGGACCGGCTGTTTGGGGTTTGAGAGCTCAAATTGATAGGAAACTCTATAAGCAGAACATGCAG AAAGAAATCCTAAATACACCGCTGCTTACTGTTCAGGAGGGAGCTGTAGAAGATCTTATTCTTACAGAACCAGAGCCTGAGTACACTGGGAAATGCCGTGTCAGTGGCGTGGTTTTAG CGGATGGAAGCACAGTACATGCAGAGAGTGTGGTTCTGACTACTGGGACGTTCTTGAGAGGCGTGATTGTAATTGGATTAGAAATGCATCCAGCAGGACGTTTAGGGGATCAGCCTTCCGTAGGGTTGGCTCACACACTGGAGAAGTTGGGGTTTGTGGTGGGAAGACTGAAGACTGGGACTCCACCCCGAATTGCCAAAGAGTCCATTAATTTCAGCATTCTAAACAAGCAGACACCAGATAATCCATCCATACCATTCAGTTTTATCAGTGAGACAGTGTGGATTAAG CCAGAAGATCAGCTGCCATGTTACTTGACTCACACCAACCCTAAAGTGGATGAGATTGTCCTTGAGAACCTTCACCTTAATAGTCACATTAAGGAAACTACAAGAGGACCCCG ATACTGTCCATCCATTGAATCAAAGGTTTTGCGTTTTCCAAACCGTCTTCATCAGGTTTGGTTGGAACCTGAAGGAATGGATTCTGACCTCATCTACCCCCAAGGGTTATCTGTGACGCTACCAGCTGAATTACAGGAGAAAATGATCACATGCATCAAAGGCTTGGAGAAAGCTAAAATGATTCAGCCAG GTTATGGTGTTCAGTATGATTATTTAGACCCCCGTCAGATCACTCCTTCTCTTGAGACTCATTTGGTGCAACGGCTCTTCTTTGCTGGCCAGATAAATGGCACTACTGGTTATGAGGAAGCTGCAGCTCAA GGTGTGATAGCTGGAATCAATGCAAGTCTTCGGGTCAAACGCAAGCCTCCTTTTGTCGTTAGCCGAACAGAAGGCTACATAGGAGTCTTGATTGATGACCTCACCACACTGGGTACCAACGAACCATACCGCATGTTCACGAGCCGAGCAGAGTTCCGTTTGTCACTGCGCCCTGATAACGCCGACAGCAGGCTCACGTTCCGAG GGTATAAGGAAGTTGGCTGTGTGTCCCAACAACGATATGAAAGAGCTTCTTGGAtgaagtcttctttggaagaagGCATTTCTGTGCTAAAATCCATTGAGTTTTCAAGTTCTAAATGGAAAAAGTTAATTCCAGAGGCTTCTATAAGTATTGGTAAAAGTCTGCCTCTCAG AGCTCTAGATGTTCTGAAGTATGAGGAAGTTGACATGAAGTTATTAGCCACAGCTGTTCCAGCGCCCTTGAAGAAGTACATTACATGTAGAGAACTAGCTGAAAGACTGAAAATAGaag CAACAACAAATAAAGGAAGTTCAGCAAGAAGAAGCTCTCCAACTGCCAAAAGACTTAGATTATTTGACTCTCAGAGATGTGTCTTTGTCTTATGA